The following are encoded in a window of Shewanella psychrotolerans genomic DNA:
- a CDS encoding acyl-CoA dehydrogenase, translated as MTVFILVLLILIVLLGVKNIRMQFITRPVFSFFKKVLPPLSNTEKEAMEAGDVWWEGELFRGKPNWNTLHSYGKPRLTEEEKSFIDNQVMTALTMIDDFDIVQQRKDLPPELWDYFKKEGFFALIIPKEYGGKAFSAYANSTIVSKLASRSVSAAVSVMVPNSLGPGELLTHYGTKEQRDHWLPLLATGEAVPCFALTGPEAGSDAGAIPDVGIVCRQEFNGEEVLGISLTWDKRYITLAPVATVLGLAFQMRDPDGLLGDKKEIGITCALIPTDHKGVNIGARHNPLDMAFMNGTTTGEDVFIPLDWIIGGPQYAGSGWKMLVECLSAGRGISLPALATATGHLATKTTTAYSFVRHQFGLSIGQFEGVQEAMARIIGNTYQLEAARRLTTTGIDLKVKPSVVTAIAKYHMTEMGRNVINDAMDIQSGKGIQLGPKNYLGHGYMATPISITVEGANILTRSLMIFGQGATRCHPYVLAEMEAAAMEDQSAALERFDNLLIGHMGYATRNAFSALFSALSASKFNSAPVSGCTKQYYKDMSRMSAALAFMTDLSMLIMGGDLKRKEMLSARLGDVLSELYLGSATLKLFEDNGRQQDDLPAVHYVMQTRLHNAAKALKETLRNFPNRPVAWLMRAVVFPIGNHFNGPDDKLVVNLCQGMLKPSPARDRLTFLCPDFDGDEGGIAEVENAFLAQYQCRKLHRQIKKAQKEGKLPSKIPTGVLYEQAAATGIITQEEHQQLIDADKLRKAAIDVDDFERL; from the coding sequence ATGACTGTTTTTATTTTAGTACTATTGATTTTGATAGTGCTGCTAGGTGTTAAAAATATTCGGATGCAATTTATCACTCGTCCTGTGTTCTCCTTTTTCAAAAAGGTATTGCCACCGCTCTCTAATACCGAAAAGGAAGCGATGGAAGCGGGCGATGTCTGGTGGGAAGGTGAGCTATTTAGAGGTAAACCAAACTGGAACACTCTCCACAGCTATGGTAAGCCTAGATTAACCGAAGAAGAGAAGTCCTTTATCGACAATCAGGTGATGACTGCGCTCACTATGATTGATGATTTTGATATTGTGCAACAGCGTAAAGATCTACCACCAGAGTTGTGGGACTACTTTAAGAAAGAGGGGTTCTTCGCACTTATTATTCCTAAGGAATACGGTGGTAAAGCATTTTCAGCCTACGCCAACTCTACTATTGTCAGTAAGCTTGCTAGTCGTAGTGTAAGTGCTGCAGTCAGTGTGATGGTGCCTAACTCTTTAGGTCCTGGCGAGCTACTTACTCATTATGGGACGAAAGAGCAACGTGATCATTGGCTGCCATTATTGGCGACAGGTGAAGCGGTTCCTTGTTTTGCTTTAACTGGCCCTGAGGCTGGCTCTGATGCTGGTGCGATTCCTGATGTTGGCATCGTCTGTCGCCAAGAGTTTAATGGTGAAGAGGTCCTAGGTATCAGTCTTACATGGGATAAGCGCTACATTACATTAGCACCAGTCGCTACTGTACTTGGTCTTGCGTTTCAAATGCGCGACCCTGATGGTCTGCTCGGCGATAAAAAAGAGATTGGTATTACCTGTGCCTTGATCCCAACCGATCATAAAGGCGTTAACATTGGTGCTCGCCATAACCCACTTGATATGGCATTCATGAATGGTACGACTACGGGGGAGGACGTCTTCATTCCGCTAGATTGGATCATTGGAGGCCCTCAATATGCGGGTAGTGGCTGGAAAATGCTGGTTGAATGTTTATCTGCTGGGCGAGGTATTTCGTTACCAGCGCTAGCGACGGCAACAGGACATTTGGCGACCAAAACGACCACAGCTTACAGTTTTGTTCGGCATCAGTTTGGCCTGTCGATTGGGCAATTTGAAGGTGTTCAAGAAGCCATGGCGCGAATTATCGGCAACACTTATCAGCTCGAAGCTGCGCGCCGCTTAACGACAACTGGGATTGACCTGAAAGTTAAACCTTCTGTGGTTACAGCGATAGCTAAATATCATATGACAGAGATGGGACGTAATGTCATTAATGATGCGATGGATATTCAATCAGGAAAGGGGATACAGCTGGGACCTAAAAATTATCTTGGTCACGGCTATATGGCGACACCTATCTCTATCACGGTTGAAGGAGCTAACATCTTAACTCGTAGTTTGATGATCTTTGGTCAAGGTGCAACACGCTGTCATCCGTATGTACTTGCCGAAATGGAAGCGGCTGCGATGGAAGATCAAAGTGCCGCGCTCGAGCGTTTTGATAATCTCTTGATTGGTCATATGGGCTATGCGACCCGTAATGCGTTTAGTGCTTTGTTTAGCGCGCTTTCGGCGAGCAAGTTTAATTCAGCCCCGGTCAGTGGTTGTACAAAGCAGTATTACAAAGATATGAGCCGTATGTCGGCAGCGCTTGCATTTATGACGGATCTTTCAATGTTGATCATGGGCGGCGATCTCAAACGTAAAGAGATGCTTTCAGCTCGTCTTGGTGATGTCCTCAGTGAACTTTATCTTGGCTCTGCAACGCTAAAATTGTTTGAAGATAATGGCCGTCAGCAGGACGATTTACCTGCGGTACATTATGTGATGCAAACACGGTTACATAACGCGGCGAAAGCATTAAAAGAGACGTTAAGAAACTTCCCTAATCGCCCAGTGGCATGGTTAATGCGAGCCGTTGTGTTCCCTATCGGCAATCACTTTAATGGTCCTGATGATAAATTAGTGGTTAACTTGTGTCAGGGAATGTTAAAGCCAAGCCCAGCTCGTGATAGATTGACTTTTCTTTGCCCTGATTTTGATGGCGATGAAGGCGGTATTGCCGAAGTCGAAAACGCATTCTTGGCGCAATATCAGTGCCGTAAGCTCCATCGTCAGATCAAAAAGGCACAAAAAGAGGGTAAGTTACCTAGTAAGATACCTACAGGAGTTTTGTATGAACAAGCCGCCGCTACAGGGATTATTACTCAAGAGGAACATCAGCAACTGATTGATGCAGACAAGCTTCGTAAGGCTGCTATTGATGTTGACGACTTTGAGCGTCTTTAA
- a CDS encoding TetR/AcrR family transcriptional regulator translates to MANRSDTKTRILDAAEKLFAERGFSETSLRLITSKAEVNLASVNYHFGSKKELIRAVLARYLDRFMPDASNELELLKQSSEPSLNDIFSSLVKPLLELNKLKVEGTRTFLQLLGRGYIESQGHLRWFITTHYGEHLTRFVDAVAESAPHIPPAEMFWRLHFTLGTVVFTMASADALTEIAEADFNEHNDIEAVIRKVIPYIAAGVAVPVSTQ, encoded by the coding sequence ATGGCAAATCGATCCGATACTAAAACAAGAATACTTGATGCCGCAGAAAAGCTGTTTGCTGAACGTGGATTTTCAGAAACCTCATTACGACTTATCACAAGTAAAGCTGAAGTGAATCTCGCTTCTGTCAATTATCATTTTGGCTCTAAGAAAGAGTTAATTAGAGCTGTACTTGCTCGTTATTTAGATCGTTTTATGCCTGATGCATCTAATGAGCTAGAGCTTCTAAAACAAAGTTCAGAGCCGTCACTTAATGATATTTTTTCATCGCTGGTAAAACCCTTGCTGGAACTGAACAAGCTGAAGGTTGAAGGTACCCGCACGTTCCTACAGCTACTTGGTCGTGGTTATATCGAGAGTCAAGGCCATCTGCGTTGGTTTATCACCACTCATTACGGTGAACATTTAACGCGATTTGTCGATGCTGTTGCAGAAAGTGCGCCACACATTCCACCTGCTGAGATGTTCTGGCGACTACACTTTACCCTTGGCACCGTTGTGTTCACTATGGCATCGGCCGATGCGCTAACAGAGATCGCAGAAGCCGATTTCAATGAACACAACGATATTGAAGCCGTTATTCGTAAAGTTATCCCATACATTGCTGCAGGTGTAGCAGTACCAGTAAGTACCCAATAG
- a CDS encoding M2 family metallopeptidase encodes MSSISPRLSSLSLIVTLVISTTACNEQVNAAPVKNEPIAEAQQFIQDAEANLAQLSIEQNRAEWIYSNFITEDTAALSASVAERQTATSVRLATKAAEFAGLPLKKDEQRKLNILRSSLVLPAPLDPVKNAELANISAELNGLYGKAKYCLADGRCLTQPELSGIMGESRDPATLLDVWQGWRQIAKPMRPLFEREVELANEGAKDLGYANLSELWRSQYDMAPDAFSAELDRLWGQVQPLYESLHCYVRGELNQKYGDDVAPSNGAIPAHLLGNMWAQQWGNVYDIVAPEDADPGYDVTELLAKQGYDEHKMVKQAEGFFTSLGFEPLPDTFWSRSLFVQPKDRDVVCHASAWDLDNLDDIRIKMCIQKTAEDFTVIHHELGHNFYQRAYKNQPFIFKNSANDGFHEAIGDTVALSITPNYLKQIGLLDEVPDESKDIGLLLKQALDKIAFLPFGLMIDQWRWKVFSGEITPAQYNQAWWGLREKYQGVKAPIARSEVDFDPGAKYHVPGNVPYTRYFLAHILQFQFHKALCDIAGDKGPVHRCSIYGNKEAGAKLNAMLEMGQSQPWPEALSVVTGSKEMDASAVLDYFAPLKVWLDEQNQSKNRQCGW; translated from the coding sequence ATGTCATCGATATCTCCACGATTATCCTCTTTATCACTCATCGTGACCTTAGTCATCTCAACCACGGCTTGCAATGAACAAGTGAATGCCGCGCCAGTAAAAAACGAGCCTATAGCCGAAGCGCAGCAATTTATTCAAGATGCGGAAGCTAATCTTGCACAGCTATCGATAGAGCAAAATCGCGCTGAATGGATTTACAGTAATTTCATAACAGAAGACACTGCGGCGTTATCAGCCTCGGTTGCAGAGCGCCAAACGGCGACATCTGTAAGATTGGCAACTAAAGCCGCAGAGTTTGCGGGGCTTCCTCTAAAAAAAGATGAACAACGAAAACTCAATATTTTACGTAGTTCATTGGTGTTACCCGCTCCGCTTGATCCGGTTAAGAATGCTGAGCTGGCTAATATTAGCGCCGAGCTAAATGGGTTATATGGAAAAGCTAAATACTGTTTAGCCGATGGTCGTTGCCTTACTCAACCCGAGTTATCGGGCATCATGGGCGAGTCTAGAGATCCTGCAACATTGCTCGATGTCTGGCAAGGTTGGCGCCAAATCGCAAAACCAATGCGTCCTCTATTTGAACGAGAAGTCGAGCTAGCCAACGAAGGCGCTAAAGATTTAGGTTATGCGAATTTGTCAGAGCTATGGCGGAGCCAGTATGACATGGCACCTGACGCATTCTCCGCTGAGCTAGATAGGCTATGGGGTCAAGTTCAGCCACTTTACGAATCGCTACATTGTTACGTGCGCGGTGAACTTAACCAGAAGTACGGCGACGATGTTGCTCCTAGTAATGGCGCAATTCCAGCTCATTTGCTCGGAAACATGTGGGCGCAGCAATGGGGCAATGTCTACGACATAGTAGCGCCGGAAGATGCCGATCCTGGATACGATGTTACCGAGTTACTTGCAAAGCAAGGTTATGATGAACATAAGATGGTTAAGCAGGCTGAAGGCTTCTTTACATCACTTGGTTTTGAACCGCTACCAGACACTTTTTGGAGTCGCTCACTATTTGTTCAACCCAAAGATCGTGATGTCGTCTGCCACGCATCAGCATGGGATCTCGACAATCTTGACGATATTCGCATTAAGATGTGTATTCAAAAGACAGCTGAAGATTTTACCGTTATCCATCATGAACTTGGACATAACTTCTATCAAAGAGCCTATAAAAATCAACCTTTCATCTTCAAAAATAGCGCTAATGATGGGTTCCATGAAGCTATCGGTGATACCGTTGCCCTTTCTATTACGCCTAATTATTTAAAACAAATAGGCTTACTAGATGAGGTTCCCGATGAATCAAAAGACATCGGCTTATTGCTTAAACAGGCGTTAGATAAAATAGCCTTTCTACCATTTGGCCTGATGATAGACCAGTGGCGCTGGAAGGTATTCAGTGGCGAGATAACGCCTGCACAGTACAACCAAGCTTGGTGGGGGCTGAGAGAAAAGTACCAAGGCGTAAAAGCACCAATTGCACGAAGCGAAGTGGACTTCGATCCTGGCGCTAAGTACCACGTACCAGGAAATGTTCCTTATACTCGCTATTTCTTAGCTCACATATTGCAGTTCCAATTTCACAAAGCGCTCTGTGACATCGCTGGTGATAAAGGCCCTGTACACCGCTGCAGTATTTACGGCAACAAGGAAGCTGGCGCAAAACTCAATGCAATGCTTGAGATGGGGCAAAGTCAGCCATGGCCCGAAGCCTTATCAGTAGTAACTGGCAGTAAAGAGATGGATGCTTCAGCTGTACTCGACTATTTTGCACCACTTAAGGTGTGGTTAGATGAGCAAAACCAATCGAAAAATCGTCAATGCGGTTGGTAA
- the smrA gene encoding DNA endonuclease SmrA → MAEDELALFRASMADVVPLKADVTVNLCNDMRREAQRAKQAQTKRREIVSLLSLDFSEITPVEPDEIVSFKHQGVQSQVFKLFRQGKYPMQASLALKDLGVSLAREALYDFILQSQNNDLRNLLIIHGTGVNNKPFPALLKSCLVQWLLQLDGVIGYHSATRALGGSGAMMVMLSKSDNARLNTRELTKKGANSR, encoded by the coding sequence ATGGCAGAAGATGAGTTAGCGCTATTTCGCGCTTCAATGGCAGATGTGGTGCCGTTAAAGGCTGATGTCACTGTTAACCTGTGTAACGATATGAGACGTGAGGCGCAGCGTGCTAAACAGGCCCAGACGAAGAGAAGAGAGATTGTTTCACTGTTAAGTCTCGATTTTAGTGAGATAACCCCAGTCGAGCCAGATGAGATCGTTAGCTTTAAGCATCAAGGGGTTCAGAGTCAGGTCTTTAAGTTGTTTCGCCAGGGTAAGTATCCCATGCAAGCATCACTAGCTCTAAAGGATCTTGGCGTGAGTCTGGCGCGAGAAGCATTGTATGACTTTATCTTACAAAGTCAGAATAATGATCTTCGAAATCTGTTGATCATTCATGGTACAGGGGTTAATAACAAGCCATTTCCAGCATTACTCAAGTCATGCTTAGTACAGTGGTTATTACAGCTTGACGGCGTAATTGGCTATCATAGTGCGACACGAGCTTTAGGAGGAAGCGGTGCTATGATGGTGATGCTGTCGAAATCAGATAATGCACGCCTTAATACTCGAGAGCTCACCAAGAAAGGGGCTAATTCTCGTTAA
- a CDS encoding YybH family protein — MKFMKFIMFTLICVLCVPVMAQDSNSDDKALNQFYTQFSTAFEQLDAEVIEELYAENACYIPEQQSQEITIGRENIGALYKAFFGKIKHKNAQIEVDFRVVERQMEGQSATDIGYYLIRFYPPKETEEPMSEFAGKFVTVSKKKADGKWYLTVDTNNRSEPSFYFSAKPSPNLYYGRQFTKTEDPLHHEQ, encoded by the coding sequence ATGAAATTTATGAAATTTATCATGTTCACGCTTATTTGTGTGCTTTGTGTGCCGGTAATGGCGCAAGACTCGAACAGTGACGACAAGGCATTAAATCAGTTTTATACCCAATTTTCTACGGCATTTGAACAACTTGATGCAGAGGTAATTGAAGAACTCTATGCTGAAAATGCCTGTTATATCCCTGAACAACAAAGCCAAGAGATCACAATAGGCCGTGAAAATATCGGCGCGTTATATAAAGCTTTTTTTGGCAAGATTAAGCACAAAAATGCACAAATTGAGGTCGACTTTCGTGTGGTAGAACGCCAAATGGAAGGTCAAAGTGCTACCGATATTGGCTATTACCTGATTCGCTTTTATCCGCCCAAAGAAACAGAAGAGCCTATGAGTGAATTCGCTGGGAAATTTGTCACCGTTTCAAAAAAGAAAGCCGATGGTAAATGGTATTTAACTGTCGATACCAATAATCGCTCAGAGCCATCGTTTTACTTCAGTGCAAAGCCATCGCCCAACCTCTATTACGGCCGCCAATTTACTAAAACAGAAGATCCCCTGCACCATGAACAGTAA
- a CDS encoding YchJ family protein, translating into MNSNQQPCPCGRQITTKSIIERLSYENCCQPYHRGARPQTPELLMRSRYSAFVLKIHDYLIETHDSRYLNGLTTAILDQDNHTNWLGLTINNCDIEGNTSSVEFHAWYNEGGIEAIHEISQFVKQGDRWLYTTGEQLKTVMPKRNDPCICNSGKKFKQCCSK; encoded by the coding sequence ATGAACAGTAATCAACAACCTTGCCCTTGCGGTAGGCAAATAACCACCAAATCAATAATAGAACGATTAAGCTATGAGAACTGCTGCCAACCTTACCATCGAGGAGCGCGGCCACAAACCCCAGAGTTGTTGATGCGCAGTCGATATAGTGCTTTTGTTCTGAAGATCCATGACTATTTAATTGAAACTCATGATTCTCGTTACCTCAACGGCCTCACTACAGCCATATTAGATCAAGACAACCACACCAACTGGCTTGGTTTAACCATCAATAATTGTGACATTGAGGGAAATACAAGTTCTGTAGAGTTTCATGCATGGTACAACGAAGGCGGAATTGAAGCGATTCATGAAATCTCACAATTTGTGAAACAAGGCGATAGATGGCTATATACCACAGGGGAACAACTAAAAACGGTTATGCCTAAGCGCAATGACCCTTGCATCTGCAACAGCGGTAAGAAATTTAAACAATGCTGTTCTAAATAG